The Fusobacterium varium nucleotide sequence CTTTTAAATAAATAAATTTTATCATAGAAAGTACTAATTTACAGAAATAAGTTCACACCCTCTTTTTATCTGTAAGTAATTTTATATATAAATATATAAAAATCGAACTTTGAGCTAGATAATCTTTTGTAAACTTTGGATAGTTGAGTAAATACAAAAATAACCCCAGTGAAAACCACTGGAGTTACCATAAAATCTATTTTATTTTTTCATTAAAGTATCTAAGGAAATTACACATATCACGAGCAACATATTCCCAAGTATGCTCCTCTCCTCTACATAGATACCCTTTAAAAATACAATTTTTCTTTTTCATTCTGCCCATAATATCTATCCACTGTTGCAACATTAAATGGTTTACTCTATCTTCTAATCCAACACTTGCATAAAAATATCTGTTCTCTAATAACCTAGAATCAATCTTTTTTACCATAGTATATGGATCTTCTTCTAAAATTTTATATCCCCATGAACTAAAAATATCTAAAAACTTTAATTTATCAGGATTTGAAAACAGAAATTTAGGTATATAAAGATACTTTAAAATTCTTATTACTCTTCTATTGATACTCAATCTCACAATGCTCAGAGCCCCTGAGAAACTTCCTATCACCTTAAACTTATCTATATGCTTTAATCCTATCTTATAAGCTCCATAACCACCCATAGAGAATCCTACAATCCCTAAATTAGATTTAGGAAATCTTCTCTCTATCTCTGGTAACAACTCTTTTATAAGATAATCTTCATAGTTGTGATTTGCAACTCCCTTGTAGTTACTATACCAACTTTGCCCTTCATCTCCAGAATCAGGAATAACAAAAATCATTGGTTCTATCTCTCCTCTTTTCAAAAGGTATAGATAGTTTTGTAGAAGTTTTCCTCTATCTGTCCAATCTCCACAATTATCTCTTAATCCATGAAATAGAAATAAGCATGGTACATTTTCAAAAGAATCTACATTAGGTGTAACTAAAAGATATCTCATCTTCTCATTAACAAAAGAACTTTCAATATA carries:
- a CDS encoding esterase, with product MSLKFLLLLILIMGVLFYIVTYPYQSKLARKLKRVKGYEEITFLKNVDLNYDEITKDLIDNSVKVEENYIESSFVNEKMRYLLVTPNVDSFENVPCLFLFHGLRDNCGDWTDRGKLLQNYLYLLKRGEIEPMIFVIPDSGDEGQSWYSNYKGVANHNYEDYLIKELLPEIERRFPKSNLGIVGFSMGGYGAYKIGLKHIDKFKVIGSFSGALSIVRLSINRRVIRILKYLYIPKFLFSNPDKLKFLDIFSSWGYKILEEDPYTMVKKIDSRLLENRYFYASVGLEDRVNHLMLQQWIDIMGRMKKKNCIFKGYLCRGEEHTWEYVARDMCNFLRYFNEKIK